A genomic region of Natronoarchaeum mannanilyticum contains the following coding sequences:
- a CDS encoding GNAT family N-acetyltransferase, whose amino-acid sequence MSALRESTAGDATAKTTLAVRRYRHSDRESYLSLAARAGDDGVSAERFAWQYEDNPYLDHAPVFVAERGDEIVGAAGLWPLRVRLGDATRVAVQPGEAVVDPDYRDRGLPGLLFGEAIDACRDGEPSVCIDFSATPGGDVPERTELGRLSTYYRVNDPGSILELGEPLARIGRAAARGYAAACDRIAPSTEPLSVDRYESVPPETFAALYRRQVPAAIHAHRDEAFYRWRFRNPARDYEAYVARRDGEPVAGAVVASRRPPEGEGRVARVVDRVPLVLDDRDAEASLLDAIVSAHSDAAAIAVHQDAFSHRTLSRFGFQRDDAVPVARVGSPTAFGVRSLRADGAAPIEGYDPTDRTDWLIGFCERRDC is encoded by the coding sequence ATGAGCGCCCTCCGCGAGTCGACGGCGGGGGACGCGACGGCGAAAACGACGCTCGCGGTCCGACGGTACCGCCATTCCGACCGGGAGTCGTACCTGAGCTTGGCCGCCCGCGCCGGAGACGATGGTGTCTCGGCGGAGCGGTTCGCGTGGCAGTACGAGGACAACCCCTATCTCGATCACGCCCCGGTCTTCGTCGCCGAACGGGGGGACGAGATCGTCGGCGCGGCGGGGCTGTGGCCGCTGCGCGTCCGTCTCGGCGACGCGACGCGCGTCGCCGTCCAGCCGGGCGAGGCCGTCGTCGATCCCGACTACCGCGACCGCGGACTGCCCGGCCTGTTGTTCGGCGAGGCGATCGACGCCTGTCGCGACGGCGAACCGTCCGTCTGCATCGACTTTTCGGCGACGCCGGGCGGCGACGTCCCCGAGCGGACGGAGCTCGGGCGGCTCTCGACGTACTACCGCGTCAACGATCCCGGCTCGATCCTCGAACTGGGCGAACCGCTCGCCCGGATCGGCCGGGCTGCGGCGCGGGGCTACGCCGCGGCGTGCGACCGCATCGCGCCGTCGACCGAGCCGCTGTCGGTCGATCGCTACGAGTCGGTGCCGCCCGAGACGTTCGCCGCGCTCTACCGACGGCAGGTGCCCGCGGCGATCCACGCCCACCGCGACGAGGCGTTCTACCGCTGGCGCTTCCGGAACCCGGCGCGGGATTACGAGGCCTACGTCGCGCGCCGGGACGGCGAACCGGTCGCCGGCGCGGTGGTGGCGTCCCGACGACCTCCCGAAGGCGAAGGGCGGGTCGCGAGAGTCGTCGACCGTGTCCCGCTCGTGCTCGACGACCGCGACGCCGAAGCGTCGCTGCTGGACGCCATCGTGTCGGCGCACTCGGACGCCGCCGCGATAGCCGTCCACCAGGACGCTTTTTCCCACCGCACGCTCTCTCGCTTCGGCTTCCAGCGCGACGACGCGGTCCCGGTGGCACGCGTCGGTAGTCCGACCGCGTTCGGCGTCCGATCGCTCCGAGCGGACGGCGCGGCGCCGATCGAAGGCTACGATCCGACCGACCGGACCGACTGGCTGATCGGGTTCTGCGAGCGCCGCGACTGCTGA
- a CDS encoding ABC transporter substrate-binding protein: MSSFGYDPKLSRRRLVRAGGAAAALGFAGCLGNDGDSDGDDGDAEPDGPELEVLHPWIAPAEHSAMETLTAAFEDANPDIVTDFFANSGDTPYRERIGDRLDADAPPSSFACRAGGNLERYRAHLGAAADEIWKEADLSSVSPPEIRNLCRVDGEQLAVPVGAYRTNHLFYSVRVVEEAGVDPDALSTPAELMGALDRVAETTDATPMAHPMKGSWATLQLFANVLLGQDGNDAYVTFVEDGGAGSAVRSALETTGEILSNYVTDDAASMNPAIANDSLASDEAAFLPQGTWTATDLRANDFDYGADWGSVPFPGTDGTYGLALDSFVAPVDGAGENPSPRATDAWLRHVADAESQRSFNARRGSVPPRTDISTAPFDQFLTELTEEFRTADSRPPSLAHGLAVAPEQLSAMESVVEEQFSGPFDVDATAEGLLEVTRNG; the protein is encoded by the coding sequence GTGAGTTCCTTCGGATACGATCCGAAACTTTCGCGCCGCCGACTGGTCCGTGCAGGCGGCGCAGCCGCCGCGCTCGGATTCGCCGGCTGTCTCGGCAACGACGGAGACTCCGATGGCGACGACGGCGACGCCGAACCGGACGGCCCCGAACTGGAGGTCCTCCATCCCTGGATCGCTCCGGCCGAACACTCCGCGATGGAGACGCTCACCGCGGCGTTCGAGGACGCGAATCCGGACATCGTGACGGATTTCTTTGCAAACTCGGGTGATACGCCGTACCGCGAGCGCATCGGGGATCGGCTGGACGCCGACGCCCCGCCGAGCAGTTTCGCGTGTCGGGCCGGTGGCAACCTCGAACGGTATCGTGCACACCTCGGCGCCGCCGCGGACGAGATTTGGAAAGAGGCCGACCTTTCGAGCGTCTCCCCGCCCGAGATTCGAAACCTCTGTCGGGTCGACGGCGAGCAGCTCGCGGTTCCGGTCGGCGCGTACCGGACGAACCACCTGTTCTACAGCGTCCGCGTGGTCGAGGAGGCCGGCGTCGACCCGGACGCGTTGTCGACGCCTGCGGAGCTGATGGGCGCGCTCGACCGGGTCGCCGAGACCACCGACGCGACGCCGATGGCACACCCGATGAAGGGGTCCTGGGCGACGCTCCAGCTGTTCGCGAACGTCCTGCTCGGTCAGGACGGGAACGACGCCTACGTGACGTTCGTCGAGGACGGCGGTGCCGGTAGCGCCGTGCGGAGCGCTCTGGAGACGACCGGCGAGATCCTCTCGAACTACGTCACCGACGACGCGGCGTCGATGAACCCGGCGATCGCCAACGACTCGCTCGCGAGCGACGAGGCGGCGTTTCTCCCGCAGGGGACGTGGACCGCGACCGACCTCCGCGCCAACGACTTCGATTACGGCGCTGACTGGGGCAGCGTCCCGTTTCCCGGCACCGACGGTACGTACGGCCTCGCGCTCGACTCGTTCGTCGCTCCCGTTGACGGCGCCGGCGAAAATCCCTCGCCGCGGGCGACCGACGCCTGGCTTCGCCACGTCGCTGACGCCGAGTCCCAGCGGTCGTTCAACGCGCGCAGGGGATCGGTCCCGCCCCGAACCGACATCTCGACGGCGCCGTTCGATCAGTTCCTGACCGAACTGACCGAGGAGTTTCGCACCGCGGACAGTCGCCCGCCGTCGCTCGCGCACGGTCTGGCCGTCGCCCCCGAGCAGTTGTCGGCGATGGAGTCGGTCGTCGAAGAACAGTTCAGCGGCCCGTTCGACGTCGACGCTACCGCGGAGGGATTGCTCGAGGTGACGAGGAATGGATGA
- a CDS encoding class II fumarate hydratase has product MTEDYRTERDSLGEMQVPSDAYWGAQTQRAVENFPISGLTFGRRYVRALGIVKKAAARANRDLDLIPEDKADAIVEAADEVIAGEHDDQFPVDVFQTGSGTSTNMNANEVIGNRATEIYGGEVGTREVHPNDHVNFGQSSNDVIPTAMHVAALEAVEKDLLPALETLGDALGEKEAEFDGVVKTGRTHLQDATPVRLGQEFGGYRTQVEKGVERVESVTDHLAELALGGTAVGTGLNTHEEFPERAAEYISEETGLEFREADNHFEAQAAHDAMNEAHGALETVAGSLNKIANDLRLLASGPRNGLGELEQPENQPGSSIMPGKINPVVAEAVNQVHKQVVGNDAAVSAGAAEGQIDLNLYKPVLAYNFLQSAELLANGGEAFAEKFVAPLEANEAHCEEQVEQSMALATALNPAIGYDKASKVAKKALAEGKTVREVVVDEGYLDEEEADEVLDPETMTHRGILGQD; this is encoded by the coding sequence ATGACGGAGGACTACCGAACGGAGCGGGACAGCCTCGGCGAGATGCAGGTGCCGTCCGACGCGTACTGGGGCGCACAGACCCAGCGCGCCGTCGAGAACTTCCCGATCAGCGGGTTGACGTTCGGGCGCCGCTACGTGCGCGCGCTCGGGATCGTCAAGAAGGCCGCGGCGCGGGCGAACCGCGATCTCGACCTGATCCCCGAGGACAAGGCCGACGCCATCGTCGAGGCCGCCGACGAAGTGATCGCCGGCGAGCACGACGACCAGTTCCCGGTCGACGTGTTCCAGACCGGCAGCGGCACCTCGACGAACATGAACGCCAACGAGGTGATCGGCAACCGCGCGACCGAGATCTACGGCGGCGAGGTCGGCACGCGCGAGGTCCACCCGAACGACCACGTCAACTTCGGCCAGTCGAGCAACGACGTGATCCCGACCGCGATGCACGTCGCCGCGCTCGAAGCCGTCGAGAAGGATCTGCTGCCCGCACTGGAGACGCTCGGCGACGCGCTCGGCGAGAAGGAAGCCGAGTTCGACGGCGTCGTCAAGACCGGTCGCACGCACCTGCAGGACGCCACGCCGGTCCGGCTCGGCCAGGAGTTCGGCGGCTACCGCACGCAGGTCGAGAAGGGCGTCGAGCGCGTCGAGTCGGTCACCGACCACCTCGCCGAGCTCGCGCTCGGCGGCACCGCGGTCGGCACCGGGCTCAACACCCACGAGGAGTTCCCGGAGCGCGCCGCCGAGTACATCAGCGAGGAGACCGGCCTCGAGTTCCGAGAGGCCGACAACCACTTCGAGGCACAGGCCGCCCACGACGCGATGAACGAAGCCCACGGCGCCCTGGAGACGGTCGCCGGCTCGCTCAACAAGATCGCCAACGACCTGCGCCTGCTGGCCTCCGGCCCGCGCAACGGCCTCGGCGAGCTCGAACAGCCCGAGAATCAGCCCGGCTCGTCGATCATGCCCGGCAAGATCAACCCCGTCGTCGCCGAGGCGGTCAACCAGGTCCACAAGCAGGTCGTCGGCAACGACGCCGCGGTCTCGGCGGGCGCCGCCGAGGGCCAGATCGACCTCAACCTGTACAAGCCCGTGCTCGCGTACAACTTCCTGCAGTCCGCCGAGCTGCTCGCCAACGGCGGCGAGGCGTTCGCCGAGAAGTTCGTCGCGCCGCTGGAGGCCAACGAGGCCCACTGCGAGGAGCAGGTCGAACAGAGCATGGCGCTGGCGACGGCGCTCAACCCCGCGATCGGCTACGACAAGGCCAGCAAGGTCGCCAAGAAGGCGCTCGCGGAGGGCAAGACCGTGCGCGAGGTCGTCGTCGACGAGGGATACCTCGACGAGGAGGAGGCCGACGAGGTGCTCGATCCCGAGACGATGACCCACCGGGGGATCCTCGGGCAGGACTGA
- a CDS encoding RNA methyltransferase, whose translation MTEGSEPGSQDGSTDADDSEAPESGGRSPPAVAVVDAQTSGNVGTIARAMKNFGFEDLKLVDPPDLSRDSEAYGFAGQAREDILPNADEVTLDHLAANYHTVALTATTNEDSRKHVRFPFSTPAELSERLATVDAPTCLVFGREDVGLTNEELAQLDEICAIPASEEYPSLNLGQAATITLYELRNLALDENQLPDVELERADEPIVERLNDQFGEFLEAIDHPVEKRAKTGRLFRRLVGRAHPTDREARTLLGIFRRASAHLNFYGDADDAAAKNADAKDGAADAAASDAEN comes from the coding sequence ATGACTGAGGGGTCCGAACCGGGATCGCAGGACGGATCGACCGACGCCGACGATTCCGAGGCCCCGGAGTCGGGAGGACGGAGCCCGCCGGCCGTCGCCGTCGTCGACGCCCAGACGTCGGGCAACGTCGGCACCATCGCGCGGGCGATGAAGAACTTCGGCTTCGAGGACCTGAAGCTGGTCGACCCGCCGGACCTGAGCCGCGACAGCGAGGCCTACGGCTTCGCCGGCCAGGCCCGCGAGGACATCCTGCCGAACGCCGACGAGGTGACGCTCGATCACCTCGCGGCAAACTACCACACCGTCGCGCTGACGGCGACGACCAACGAGGACTCGCGCAAGCACGTCCGGTTCCCGTTCTCGACGCCCGCCGAGCTCTCCGAGCGGCTCGCGACCGTCGACGCGCCGACCTGCCTGGTGTTCGGCCGCGAGGACGTCGGGCTGACCAACGAGGAGCTCGCCCAGCTCGACGAAATCTGCGCGATCCCGGCCAGCGAGGAGTACCCCTCGCTCAACCTCGGGCAGGCGGCGACGATCACGCTGTACGAGCTGCGAAACCTGGCGCTCGATGAGAATCAGCTCCCGGACGTCGAACTCGAACGTGCCGACGAGCCGATCGTCGAGCGCCTCAACGACCAGTTCGGCGAGTTCCTCGAAGCGATCGACCATCCCGTCGAGAAGCGCGCGAAGACCGGGCGGCTGTTCCGGCGGCTCGTCGGGCGCGCCCACCCGACCGACCGCGAGGCCCGGACGCTGCTGGGCATCTTCCGACGCGCGAGCGCGCACCTGAACTTTTACGGCGACGCCGACGACGCCGCTGCGAAAAATGCCGACGCGAAGGACGGCGCCGCGGACGCGGCGGCGTCGGACGCGGAAAACTAG
- a CDS encoding ABC transporter substrate-binding protein: MSDRYPASALTRRRLLETAGATAAGFAGCLGAEPEDPQLEVLHNWNSGPEQEAVTALTDGFETAHPDVDTDFRPIAIAGNKTFEWVVRNRLEQGDPPSSFATRAGGALGRYEGYLGDEALRDGALSEAHVDAVREHCRYDGRLVAVPLSVQRTNCLFYGVDVVEEAGVDPDALSTPTDLLDALDLVASETDATPMAHGMYEPRTTLRLIASVLLGQSGADAYAAFLEGDGGEEAVRRAVETTERILSNHIQSESDSFGEFDAREELVRGRATFLQQGDWAADELRSEGFEYGTDWDVVPFPGTERTYAMVLDAFAYPVDENGGNPSPSLTETWLGYVAGREGQRRFNARRGTTPTRVDVSTETFEPFAARSVDAFRDAEHHVPSLARGLAVDPERVSDAETVLREYFSGPFNAEATVQGLIDAVRT; this comes from the coding sequence ATGTCCGACCGCTACCCCGCCTCGGCGCTCACGCGGCGCCGTCTGTTAGAAACGGCAGGAGCGACCGCCGCTGGATTCGCCGGCTGTCTCGGGGCGGAGCCCGAGGACCCCCAGCTGGAAGTGCTCCACAACTGGAACAGCGGCCCCGAACAGGAGGCGGTCACCGCCCTCACCGACGGGTTCGAGACGGCTCACCCGGACGTCGATACGGACTTCAGGCCGATCGCGATCGCGGGCAACAAAACCTTCGAGTGGGTCGTTCGGAATCGGCTGGAACAGGGCGATCCGCCGAGCAGTTTCGCCACGCGCGCCGGTGGCGCGCTCGGCCGCTACGAGGGCTACCTCGGCGACGAGGCGCTGCGGGACGGCGCGCTGTCCGAAGCACACGTCGACGCGGTCCGGGAACACTGCCGGTACGACGGCCGGCTCGTCGCGGTCCCGCTGAGCGTCCAGCGGACGAACTGTCTGTTCTACGGCGTCGACGTCGTCGAGGAGGCGGGGGTTGATCCGGACGCGCTGTCGACGCCCACAGACCTGCTGGACGCGCTGGATCTGGTCGCGTCCGAGACCGACGCGACGCCGATGGCACACGGTATGTACGAACCACGGACGACGCTTCGGTTGATCGCCAGCGTGTTACTCGGGCAGTCCGGTGCCGACGCGTACGCGGCGTTCCTCGAGGGCGACGGCGGCGAGGAGGCCGTCCGGCGCGCCGTCGAAACGACCGAGCGGATCCTCTCGAACCACATCCAGTCGGAGTCGGACTCGTTCGGCGAGTTCGACGCGAGGGAGGAACTCGTCCGCGGTAGGGCGACGTTTCTCCAGCAGGGCGACTGGGCGGCCGACGAACTCCGATCGGAGGGGTTCGAGTACGGAACGGACTGGGACGTCGTCCCCTTCCCCGGTACGGAGAGGACGTACGCGATGGTTCTCGACGCGTTCGCCTACCCAGTCGACGAGAACGGCGGGAACCCCTCACCGTCGCTGACGGAGACGTGGTTGGGATACGTCGCCGGGCGGGAGGGTCAGCGGCGATTTAACGCACGCAGAGGGACGACGCCCACGCGGGTTGACGTCTCGACCGAGACGTTCGAGCCGTTCGCGGCTCGGTCGGTCGACGCGTTCCGCGACGCCGAGCATCACGTCCCGTCGCTCGCCCGCGGACTGGCCGTCGATCCGGAGCGAGTTTCGGACGCGGAAACCGTCCTCCGAGAATACTTCAGCGGTCCGTTCAACGCGGAGGCGACGGTCCAGGGCCTGATCGACGCGGTACGAACGTAG
- a CDS encoding HVO_2901 family zinc finger protein — protein sequence MHTCRLCNRSFSTELQLELHRDTCGEDELLCGECGEQFSEAAATRDGWHYSCPNDDCDGGGLKEDLYRVSDARLAEQR from the coding sequence ATGCACACCTGTCGCCTCTGTAACCGCAGCTTCTCGACGGAGCTCCAGCTCGAACTGCACCGGGACACCTGCGGTGAAGACGAGCTGCTGTGCGGGGAGTGCGGCGAGCAGTTCAGCGAGGCCGCCGCGACGCGGGACGGCTGGCACTACAGCTGCCCCAACGACGACTGCGACGGCGGAGGGCTCAAAGAGGACCTGTATCGGGTATCCGACGCGCGACTGGCCGAGCAGCGGTAG
- a CDS encoding 6-hydroxymethylpterin diphosphokinase MptE-like protein: MIWSDWCPIYERILADFGFDSDADERARDVLAELVEEFDCDRLPDLDGETVAIAGAGPSLADDVELAADADAVVAASTAAERLRDRGVDVDLVVTDLDGTPETAIELAGSGTPVAVHAHGDNVATLREYVPRFDNQYLLPTTQAEPAGPVRNFGGFTDGDRAAFLADALDAGRLTFPGWDFDDPDVDPMKRRKLRWAERLLYHLERQRGERFDVLDGRREAIEPI; this comes from the coding sequence GTGATCTGGAGCGACTGGTGTCCGATCTACGAGCGAATTCTCGCGGACTTCGGTTTCGACAGCGACGCCGACGAGCGAGCGAGGGACGTGCTCGCGGAGCTTGTCGAGGAATTCGACTGCGACCGGCTGCCGGATCTCGACGGCGAAACGGTGGCGATCGCCGGCGCCGGGCCGTCGTTAGCGGACGACGTCGAACTCGCAGCGGACGCCGACGCCGTCGTCGCGGCGTCGACGGCCGCCGAGCGACTCCGCGACCGCGGCGTCGACGTCGACCTCGTCGTGACCGATCTCGACGGGACGCCCGAGACGGCGATCGAACTCGCCGGATCGGGGACGCCCGTCGCGGTCCACGCCCACGGCGACAACGTGGCGACGCTGCGGGAGTACGTCCCGCGGTTCGATAACCAGTATCTGCTGCCGACGACCCAGGCCGAGCCGGCCGGACCGGTTCGAAACTTCGGCGGCTTCACCGACGGCGACCGGGCGGCGTTTCTCGCGGACGCGCTCGACGCCGGGCGGCTGACGTTCCCCGGCTGGGACTTCGACGACCCCGACGTCGACCCGATGAAACGCCGAAAGCTGCGGTGGGCCGAGCGACTCCTCTACCACCTCGAACGCCAGCGCGGCGAACGTTTCGACGTGCTCGACGGGCGGCGCGAGGCGATCGAGCCGATCTGA
- the gatE gene encoding Glu-tRNA(Gln) amidotransferase subunit GatE: MTDYDYEELGLVAGLEIHQQLDTEAKLFCGCPTDLREPEDAERSFTRYLHPTKSELGEIDDAALEESQVDREFEYLAYDTTCLVEEDDEPPHRLDDEALEVSLEIAQLLDMTPVDQAHVMRKIVVDGSNTTGFQRTTKLAADGEISTEEGPVGIEDLMLEEESAQRVEETDEGVRFSLDRLGIPLVEIGTKPDIRTPQQARDAAERIGMLLRSTGQVKRGLGTIRQDVNISIADGARVELKGVQSLDDIDDIVRNEAQRQVELLEIKEELEARDAEVGDVQDVSDVFADTDSGVIRGALDSGGKVTAVPLYGFDGLVGAEIQPDRRLGTELSDHAKRHGAGGIFHTDELPAYGVTDEEVAALRDAVGAGTEDAVAIVAASEEVAENAIEAAAERAETALDGVPEETRGANEDGTSEYLRPLPGAARMYPETDVPPVEPDVEAVEEPELLTEKVERYQDEYGLGSGLAEQVAYGRRMPLFESLVGEGVDATLAAQTLESTLTALRRDDVPVENLTDEHLRGAIVLVDEGEVPNEGMEDLLTALAESPDLSAEEAVERENLGGADESEVREAVVEVVERNESQVAEEGMGAFSGLMGECMGALRGKADGDLVSELLREEIQKRA, encoded by the coding sequence ATGACCGACTACGACTACGAGGAGCTGGGGCTCGTGGCCGGCCTGGAGATCCACCAGCAGCTCGACACCGAGGCGAAGCTGTTCTGCGGCTGTCCGACCGACCTCCGCGAACCGGAGGACGCCGAGCGGAGCTTCACGCGCTATCTCCACCCCACGAAGTCGGAGCTCGGCGAGATCGACGACGCAGCCTTAGAGGAGAGTCAGGTCGACCGCGAGTTCGAGTACCTCGCGTACGATACGACCTGCCTCGTCGAGGAGGACGACGAGCCGCCCCACCGGCTCGACGACGAGGCTCTGGAGGTCTCGCTGGAGATCGCGCAGCTGCTGGACATGACGCCGGTCGATCAGGCCCACGTCATGCGCAAGATCGTCGTCGACGGCTCGAACACGACGGGGTTCCAGCGCACGACGAAGCTCGCCGCCGACGGCGAGATCAGTACGGAGGAGGGGCCGGTCGGCATCGAGGACCTGATGCTCGAGGAGGAGAGCGCCCAGCGCGTCGAAGAAACCGACGAGGGCGTGCGCTTTAGCCTCGACCGGCTCGGCATCCCGCTGGTCGAGATCGGCACGAAGCCCGACATACGGACGCCCCAGCAGGCCCGCGACGCCGCCGAGCGCATCGGGATGCTGCTGCGCTCGACCGGACAGGTAAAACGCGGGCTTGGCACGATCCGCCAGGACGTCAACATCTCGATCGCCGACGGCGCCCGCGTCGAGCTGAAGGGCGTCCAGAGCCTCGACGACATCGACGACATCGTCCGCAACGAAGCCCAGCGGCAGGTCGAACTACTGGAGATCAAAGAGGAACTGGAGGCCCGCGACGCCGAAGTCGGCGACGTGCAGGACGTCTCCGACGTGTTCGCCGACACCGACAGCGGCGTCATCCGGGGCGCGCTCGACTCGGGCGGCAAGGTCACCGCGGTCCCGCTGTACGGCTTCGACGGCCTCGTGGGCGCGGAAATCCAGCCCGACCGCCGACTGGGCACCGAGCTCTCCGATCACGCCAAGCGCCACGGCGCCGGCGGCATCTTCCACACCGACGAGCTGCCGGCCTACGGCGTCACCGACGAGGAGGTCGCCGCGCTGCGCGACGCCGTCGGCGCGGGCACCGAGGACGCGGTCGCCATCGTCGCGGCGAGCGAGGAGGTCGCGGAGAACGCGATCGAGGCCGCCGCCGAGCGCGCCGAGACGGCCCTCGACGGCGTCCCGGAGGAGACCCGCGGCGCGAACGAGGACGGCACCTCCGAGTACCTGCGCCCGCTGCCCGGCGCCGCGCGGATGTACCCCGAGACTGACGTCCCTCCGGTCGAGCCCGACGTCGAAGCCGTCGAGGAGCCGGAACTGCTCACCGAGAAGGTCGAGCGCTACCAGGACGAGTACGGCCTCGGTTCGGGCCTGGCCGAGCAAGTAGCGTACGGGCGTCGGATGCCGCTGTTCGAGAGCCTGGTCGGGGAGGGCGTCGACGCCACGCTCGCCGCCCAGACGCTGGAATCGACGCTGACCGCGCTGCGTCGCGACGACGTGCCCGTCGAGAATCTCACCGACGAGCACCTGCGCGGCGCGATCGTCCTCGTCGACGAGGGCGAGGTGCCCAACGAGGGGATGGAGGACCTACTGACTGCGCTGGCGGAGAGCCCCGATCTCAGCGCCGAGGAGGCCGTCGAGCGCGAGAACCTCGGCGGCGCGGACGAGAGCGAAGTGCGCGAAGCCGTCGTCGAGGTCGTCGAACGCAACGAGTCGCAGGTCGCCGAGGAGGGGATGGGCGCGTTCTCGGGCCTGATGGGCGAGTGCATGGGCGCGCTGCGCGGCAAGGCCGACGGCGACCTCGTGAGCGAACTGCTCCGCGAGGAGATCCAGAAGCGCGCCTGA
- the folP gene encoding dihydropteroate synthase, giving the protein MRTVDAAGLGIGDDHPPRIMGVLNVSEESPYDPSVYDDPGEAAAYVDEELIDEGADIVDVGLESANKRLDVLTAEEELARLHVALETIESVSGDAVFSIETRYAEVARAALEGGFDMVNDVCGFADPEMPELCREYDVAVAKMASPPDLSRPGAISDVDWAERKSPEWAERADYVDRLYESLKQNGLTDKTIVDPAFGGWSESKTLAEDRETFERLREFRGLGQPMLVSINRKNFLGEIVGRDTDERLPVSLAATSMAVERGARVIRTHDVAETRDAAMIGDRFSEELASASVGGVSVAELDVHTTDEARRHLDRIGVDGRQADAVGARAFEVEGLDAAGRERLLAAAEDAGALAVPGDRAILLAGSIEALRRVASLIDAGTGQETRKSGESIGESLSVALDELLQ; this is encoded by the coding sequence ATGCGAACCGTCGACGCCGCGGGGCTGGGTATCGGTGACGACCATCCGCCGCGGATCATGGGCGTGCTGAACGTCAGCGAGGAGTCGCCGTACGACCCCAGCGTCTACGACGATCCCGGCGAGGCCGCGGCGTACGTCGACGAGGAGCTGATCGACGAGGGCGCCGACATCGTCGACGTCGGACTCGAATCGGCGAACAAGCGCCTCGACGTGCTCACGGCCGAGGAGGAACTCGCCCGGCTCCACGTCGCCTTAGAGACGATCGAGAGCGTGAGCGGCGACGCCGTGTTCTCGATCGAAACGCGGTACGCGGAGGTCGCTCGCGCGGCGTTAGAGGGCGGCTTCGACATGGTAAACGACGTCTGCGGGTTCGCCGACCCGGAGATGCCGGAGCTCTGTCGCGAGTACGACGTCGCCGTCGCGAAGATGGCGAGCCCGCCGGATCTCTCGCGCCCGGGTGCGATCTCGGACGTCGACTGGGCCGAGCGCAAGTCGCCCGAGTGGGCCGAGCGGGCGGACTACGTCGACCGGCTCTACGAGTCGCTCAAGCAGAACGGGCTGACCGACAAGACGATCGTCGACCCCGCGTTCGGCGGCTGGAGCGAGTCGAAGACGCTCGCGGAGGACCGCGAGACGTTCGAGCGGCTCCGCGAGTTCCGCGGCTTGGGCCAGCCGATGCTGGTCTCGATCAACCGGAAGAACTTCCTGGGGGAGATCGTCGGCCGCGACACCGACGAGCGCCTGCCGGTCAGCCTCGCGGCGACGTCGATGGCCGTCGAGCGCGGCGCCCGCGTGATCCGCACCCACGACGTCGCCGAGACCCGCGACGCCGCGATGATCGGCGATCGGTTCTCCGAGGAATTGGCGAGCGCGTCGGTCGGCGGCGTTTCGGTCGCCGAACTCGACGTGCACACGACCGACGAGGCGCGGCGTCATCTCGACCGGATCGGTGTGGACGGACGCCAGGCGGACGCCGTCGGCGCACGCGCGTTCGAGGTCGAAGGACTCGACGCGGCGGGCCGCGAACGACTCCTCGCGGCCGCCGAGGACGCCGGCGCGCTGGCGGTTCCGGGCGACCGGGCGATCCTGCTTGCCGGGTCGATCGAGGCGCTCCGCCGCGTCGCATCGTTGATCGACGCTGGGACCGGACAAGAAACGCGCAAATCCGGCGAATCGATCGGAGAATCGCTCTCGGTCGCTCTCGACGAACTGTTGCAGTAA